One Babesia bovis T2Bo chromosome 4 map unlocalized Chr4_1, whole genome shotgun sequence genomic window carries:
- a CDS encoding Gar1/Naf1 RNA binding region family protein translates to MESVNGIVIDGKNEIDDLALVMHIANKENERLSALEALNRDKPRVFYRDLGEASSSSDSDESVVDLSDNRNYYNIGNSYRDAGDDKEYNPVVDPDFPVDNIRLVDTVDLPKRVEDHFPIALVGRCTSILGRIVVLRCTDPNRVLDLGSIVCLGDRRIIGTVSDTFGSTVEPFHMVICSDSSMLRPDDEIYYDVKHSTLVSDMHVVETASSVCSDGSSDDDCNPKEPDHNRKAVKLKQYYRDLEVE, encoded by the exons ATGGAGTCGGTCAATGGGATAGTCATCGATGGCAAGAACGAAATTGATGACCTTGCTTTGGTTATGCACATTGCTAAT AAAGAGAATGAACGACTGTCCGCATTAGAAGCATTGAATCGGGATAAGCCTCGTGTCTTTTACAG AGATCTTGGCGAGGCCAGCAGCAGTTCTGATTCTGACGAGTCGGTTGTAGACCTATCTGATAATCGCAACTACTATAACATTGG TAATTCCTATCGTGACGCTGGAGATGATAAGGAATATAACCCGGTGGTAGATCCTGATTTCCCTGTGGACAACATCAGGCTTGTTGATACTGTGGATCTTCCCAAAAGAGTTGAAGATCATTTTCCTATTGCTTTAGTTGGTCGATGTACATcaattttgggtcgtatCGTTGTGCTTCGGTGCACGGATCCGAATCGTGTATTAGATTTAGGCTCTATTGTTTGTTTGGGTGACAGACGTATTATAGGCACTGTGAGTGACACTTTTGGCAGTACTGTTGAGCCATTTCACATGGTAATTTGTTCGGATTCTAGCATGTTACGTCCGGACGACGAGATATACTACGACGTGAAGCACAGTACCTTGGTCTCTGACATGCACGTGGTAGAAACTGCGTCTAGTGTATGTAGTGACGGCAGCAGTGATGACGACTGTAACCCTAAGGAGCCTGACCACAACCGTAAGGCCGTTAAGCTCAAGCAATACTATAGGGACCTTGAGGTTGAATAG
- a CDS encoding G-patch domain family protein: MWDNTALPQGTSASSRVHSGSTPFVKSRRQQYSYNPNDVYDPMYPNDYEHLSREFARRATAQTTRVELKIKKVEGPKLSAEEAYERRMKLLDSADNTVTQDATDTSKGVGMRIMQKLGWTEGKGLGANEQGIVAPLVAKNTGKHVGVIVQGAKLGANPAHSTSQSTVPRDRVTASAGGMAATRVLKLTFECTIDDTDRLQEELEESLSQYGSLIEVVVHRSDTTISYCEFEDDSQALRAMNNVDKVLPQYRKTATFATEEEYNNL, translated from the coding sequence atgtgGGATAATACAGCGTTGCCTCAGGGTACTTCGGCATCATCTAGGGTCCATAGTGGCTCGACGCCATTTGTTAAATCACGTCGTCAGCAATATAGTTACAATCCTAACGATGTGTACGATCCTATGTATCCCAATGATTACGAGCATCTTTCTAGAGAGTTTGCTCGTCGTGCTACAGCTCAAACAACGCGTGTTGAGTTGAAGATTAAGAAGGTAGAGGGCCCTAAGCTATCTGCGGAGGAGGCCTACGAGCGTCGCATGAAGCTTTTGGATTCTGCTGATAACACTGTGACTCAAGATGCCACCGATACATCTAAGGGCGTTGGTATGCGTATAATGCAGAAATTGGGTTGGACCGAGGGTAAGGGTCTTGGTGCCAATGAACAAGGTATAGTTGCACCATTGGTAGCTAAAAACACAGGTAAACACGTTGGTGTCATTGTACAAGGAGCAAAGCTTGGTGCTAATCCTGCGCATTCAACAAGCCAATCTACGGTACCACGTGACAGAGTCACTGCCTCCGCTGGCGGAATGGCTGCTACGCGCGTGTTGAAACTTACTTTTGAGTGCACCATTGATGACACTGATCGTTTACAGGAAGAGTTGGAGGAGTCTTTATCGCAATACGGGTCACTGATTGAAGTCGTGGTCCATCGCAGTGACACTACTATATCATATTGTGAGTTTGAGGACGACAGTCAAGCCCTGAGAGCCATGAATAATGTGGACAAGGTTTTACCACAGTATCGCAAAACCGCTACATTCGCCACTGAGGAGGAATACAACAACCTTTGA